In Lycium ferocissimum isolate CSIRO_LF1 chromosome 7, AGI_CSIRO_Lferr_CH_V1, whole genome shotgun sequence, the sequence TACAACATATATAATGGGAAACCTAGCACAGCTAGAGGAAGTACGTAATTAAGTGATAAAGAGTCTAATAAGTAGTATAATTAAGCGGCACAGGTGGGACAGGTGCAGCCAGGACCGCACTTGCAGTGAGCCTTTCCAGTAGCGGCAGTGCTGCCTTCACTCTTGGGACACGTGCAAGGATTGCACCCACAGTGCTCTCCGCATGAGCACCTCTTGTGCTCCATGCTTGCGTCTTCCCCTGTGCACCTGCATGCATATATTCGTGATTAT encodes:
- the LOC132065231 gene encoding metallothionein-like protein 4B, with translation MADVRGSSATCNERCGCPSPCPGGVACRCTGEDASMEHKRCSCGEHCGCNPCTCPKSEGSTAATGKAHCKCGPGCTCPTCAA